One region of Pseudomonas sp. ABC1 genomic DNA includes:
- the hpaE gene encoding 5-carboxymethyl-2-hydroxymuconate semialdehyde dehydrogenase, with amino-acid sequence MIKHWINGKEVESKETFTNYNPATAEVIGEVASGGTDEIDQAVAAAKAAFPKWSNTPAKERARLMRKLGELIDQNVPKLAELETLDTGLPIHQTRNVLIPRASHNFDFFAEVCTRMDGHSYPVDDQMLNYTLYQPVGVCGLVSPWNVPFMTATWKTAPCLALGNTAVLKMSELSPLTANELGRLALEAGIPEGVLNVVQGYGATAGDALVRHPDVRAISFTGGTATGRKIMQTAGLKKYSMELGGKSPVVIFDDADLDRALDAALFTIFSLNGERCTAGSRIFIQETVYDQFVAEFAARAKRLIVGDPTDPKTQVGSMITQAHYDKVTGYIRIGIEEGANLVAGGLERPAGLPAHLARGQFIQPTVFADVDNRMRIAQEEIFGPVVCLIKFKDEAEALRLANDTEYGLASYIWTQDIGKAHRLARGIEAGMVFINSQNVRDLRQPFGGVKGSGTGREGGEYSFEVFAEIKNVCISMGSHHIPRWGL; translated from the coding sequence ATGATCAAGCACTGGATCAACGGCAAGGAAGTCGAGAGCAAAGAGACTTTCACCAACTACAACCCGGCCACCGCCGAAGTCATCGGCGAGGTCGCCAGCGGCGGCACCGACGAGATCGACCAGGCTGTCGCCGCCGCCAAGGCCGCCTTCCCCAAGTGGTCCAACACCCCGGCCAAGGAACGCGCCAGGCTGATGCGCAAGCTGGGTGAACTGATCGACCAGAACGTACCGAAACTGGCCGAGCTGGAAACCCTCGACACCGGCCTGCCGATCCACCAGACCAGGAACGTGCTGATCCCGCGCGCCTCGCACAACTTCGACTTCTTCGCCGAGGTCTGCACGCGCATGGATGGCCACAGCTACCCGGTCGACGACCAGATGCTCAACTACACCCTGTACCAGCCGGTCGGCGTGTGTGGGCTGGTGTCGCCGTGGAACGTGCCGTTCATGACCGCCACCTGGAAGACCGCGCCGTGCCTGGCCCTGGGCAACACCGCGGTCTTGAAGATGAGCGAACTGTCGCCACTGACCGCCAACGAACTCGGCCGCCTGGCACTGGAAGCCGGCATCCCCGAGGGCGTGCTGAACGTGGTGCAAGGCTATGGCGCCACCGCGGGCGATGCCCTGGTGCGTCACCCGGACGTGCGCGCGATCTCTTTCACCGGTGGCACCGCCACCGGCCGCAAGATCATGCAGACCGCCGGCCTGAAGAAATACTCGATGGAGCTGGGTGGCAAGAGCCCGGTGGTGATCTTCGACGACGCCGACCTGGATCGTGCCCTCGACGCCGCACTGTTCACCATCTTCTCGCTGAACGGCGAACGCTGCACCGCCGGCAGCCGCATCTTCATCCAGGAAACCGTCTACGACCAGTTCGTCGCCGAGTTCGCCGCCCGTGCCAAACGCCTGATCGTCGGCGACCCGACCGACCCGAAGACCCAGGTCGGCTCGATGATCACCCAGGCGCACTACGACAAGGTCACCGGCTACATCAGGATCGGCATCGAAGAAGGCGCCAATCTGGTCGCTGGCGGTCTGGAGCGTCCGGCAGGCCTGCCGGCACACCTGGCCAGGGGGCAGTTCATCCAGCCGACCGTGTTCGCCGACGTCGACAACCGCATGCGCATCGCCCAGGAAGAAATCTTCGGCCCGGTGGTGTGCCTGATCAAGTTCAAGGACGAAGCCGAAGCCCTGCGCCTGGCCAACGACACCGAGTACGGCCTGGCCTCCTACATCTGGACCCAGGACATCGGCAAGGCACATCGCCTGGCGCGTGGCATCGAGGCCGGCATGGTGTTCATCAACAGCCAGAACGTGCGCGACCTGCGCCAGCCGTTCGGCGGCGTGAAAGGCTCGGGTACCGGCCGTGAAGGCGGCGAATACAGCTTCGAAGTGTTCGCCGAGATCAAGAACGTCTGCATTTCCATGGGCAGCCACCACATCCCGCGCTGGGGTCTGTAG
- the hpaD gene encoding 3,4-dihydroxyphenylacetate 2,3-dioxygenase produces the protein MGTLALAAKVTHVPSMYLSELPGPHQGCRQAAIDGHKEIGRRCRELGVDTIVVFDSHWLVNSAFHINCGAHFKGIYTSNELPHFIRDMPFEYPGNPELGALMAEEIAKFDVRVQAHNIASLELEYGTLVPMRYMNEDQSFKVVSVSAFCTSHELEDSRRFGEGLRQAIERYDGTVALLASGSLSHRFAWDRIAQDKLNAYTREFDRQVDKRVVEMWRNAEWADFCAMLPEYAEYCFGEGGMHDTAMLLGALGWDQYQGKAEILTDVFPSSGTGQINAVFPL, from the coding sequence ATGGGCACACTCGCTCTGGCTGCCAAAGTCACACACGTTCCATCCATGTACCTGTCCGAATTGCCCGGCCCACACCAGGGTTGCCGCCAGGCGGCGATCGACGGCCACAAGGAAATCGGCCGCCGCTGCCGCGAACTCGGCGTCGACACCATCGTCGTGTTCGACAGCCACTGGCTGGTCAACAGCGCCTTCCACATCAACTGCGGCGCACACTTCAAGGGCATCTACACCAGCAACGAGTTGCCCCACTTCATTCGCGACATGCCCTTCGAGTACCCCGGCAACCCCGAGCTGGGGGCACTGATGGCGGAAGAGATCGCCAAATTCGACGTCCGCGTGCAGGCGCACAACATCGCCAGCCTGGAACTGGAATACGGCACCCTGGTACCGATGCGCTACATGAACGAAGACCAGAGCTTCAAAGTGGTTTCGGTGTCAGCGTTCTGTACCTCCCATGAACTGGAAGACAGTCGCCGCTTCGGCGAAGGCCTGCGCCAGGCCATCGAGCGCTACGACGGCACCGTCGCGCTGCTCGCCAGCGGCTCGCTGTCCCACCGTTTTGCCTGGGACCGCATCGCCCAGGACAAGCTCAACGCCTACACCCGCGAGTTCGACCGCCAGGTGGACAAGCGCGTGGTGGAAATGTGGCGCAACGCCGAATGGGCCGACTTCTGCGCCATGCTGCCGGAATACGCCGAGTACTGCTTCGGCGAGGGTGGCATGCACGACACCGCCATGCTGCTCGGCGCTCTCGGCTGGGACCAGTACCAGGGCAAGGCGGAGATTCTCACCGATGTCTTCCCCAGCTCCGGCACCGGCCAGATTAACGCCGTATTCCCGCTCTGA
- a CDS encoding 5-carboxymethyl-2-hydroxymuconate Delta-isomerase encodes MPHFIVEYTDNIESEARLPELFEQVHGYLGASGVFPLGGIRSRGLRLDTWRMADGQHDYAFVHITLKVGAGRDLETRKQVADGLFALITAHFADLQARRLLAISFEMSELHDTLNYKQNNVHAFLARQNA; translated from the coding sequence ATGCCGCACTTCATCGTCGAATACACCGACAACATCGAGTCCGAAGCCCGCCTGCCCGAGCTGTTCGAGCAGGTCCATGGCTACCTGGGCGCCAGCGGCGTGTTCCCGCTCGGCGGTATCCGCAGCCGGGGCCTGCGCCTGGACACCTGGCGCATGGCCGACGGCCAGCACGACTACGCCTTTGTCCACATCACCCTCAAGGTCGGTGCCGGACGCGACCTGGAAACCCGCAAGCAGGTCGCCGACGGCCTGTTCGCCCTGATCACCGCACACTTCGCCGATCTGCAAGCCCGCCGCCTGTTGGCCATTTCCTTCGAGATGAGCGAGTTGCACGACACGCTCAACTACAAACAGAACAACGTTCACGCCTTCCTTGCCCGGCAGAACGCCTGA
- the hpaH gene encoding 2-oxo-hept-4-ene-1,7-dioate hydratase, which produces MLDATLVQHAAERLDSAERSRQQVRQFSLEHPQITIEDAYAIQRAWVARKIEGGRKLVGHKIGLTSRAMQVSSNITEPDYGALLDDMFFDEGSDIPFERFIVPRVEVELAFILGKPLRGPGCTVFDVLEATEWVIPALEIIDARIQQVDPQTQATRKVFDTISDNAANAGVVMGGRAVRPSEVDLRKVPAVLYRNGVIEESGVSAAVLNHPAKGVAWLANKLAPYGVTLEAGQVILGGSFTRPVAARPGDTFHVDYDSLGSIACRFV; this is translated from the coding sequence ATGCTCGATGCCACCCTCGTCCAACACGCTGCCGAACGCCTCGACAGCGCCGAACGTTCACGCCAGCAGGTGCGCCAGTTCTCCCTGGAACACCCGCAGATCACCATCGAGGACGCCTACGCCATCCAGCGCGCCTGGGTGGCACGCAAGATCGAGGGCGGACGCAAGCTGGTCGGCCACAAGATCGGCCTGACCTCGCGGGCCATGCAGGTGTCGTCGAACATCACCGAGCCGGACTACGGCGCCCTGCTCGACGACATGTTCTTCGACGAAGGCAGCGACATCCCCTTCGAGCGCTTCATCGTGCCACGCGTGGAAGTGGAGCTGGCATTCATCCTCGGCAAGCCGCTGCGAGGGCCCGGTTGCACGGTCTTCGACGTGCTGGAAGCGACCGAATGGGTGATCCCGGCACTGGAAATCATCGACGCCCGTATCCAGCAGGTCGACCCGCAGACCCAAGCCACGCGCAAGGTGTTCGACACCATCTCGGACAACGCCGCCAACGCCGGCGTGGTAATGGGCGGTCGCGCCGTACGACCGAGTGAAGTCGACCTGCGCAAGGTGCCGGCGGTGCTCTACCGCAACGGTGTGATCGAGGAGTCCGGGGTGTCCGCCGCTGTGCTCAACCACCCGGCCAAGGGCGTGGCCTGGCTGGCCAACAAGCTGGCGCCCTACGGCGTCACCCTGGAAGCCGGCCAGGTCATCCTCGGCGGCTCTTTCACTCGCCCGGTGGCGGCACGCCCTGGCGACACCTTCCATGTCGATTACGACTCGCTCGGCAGCATCGCCTGCCGCTTCGTCTGA
- the hpaI gene encoding 4-hydroxy-2-oxoheptanedioate aldolase has protein sequence MDMPINTFKQRLQSGEAQIGLWLGLADPYCAELAANAGFDWLLIDGEHAPNDLRGLLGQLQAVAPYSREAGGSQPVIRPVIGDTALIKQILDIGAQTLLVPMVESAEQARALVRAIHYPPSGVRGVGSALARASRWNSIPGYLDQADAQMCLLVQIENLDGLARLDEIVAVDGVDGVFIGPADLSAAMGHRGNPGHPDVQAAIEDAIVRIGQAGKAAGILSTDQTLARRYIELGARFVAVGVDTTVLMRGLQTLASAFKDAPAPTTSGGGVY, from the coding sequence ATGGACATGCCCATCAATACCTTCAAGCAACGCCTGCAATCGGGTGAGGCACAGATCGGCCTGTGGCTCGGCCTGGCCGATCCGTACTGTGCCGAGCTGGCGGCCAACGCCGGCTTCGACTGGTTGCTGATCGACGGCGAGCACGCACCGAATGACCTGCGCGGCCTGCTCGGCCAGTTGCAGGCAGTAGCGCCCTACTCCAGAGAAGCAGGGGGCAGCCAACCGGTGATCCGCCCGGTGATCGGCGATACCGCGCTGATCAAGCAAATCCTCGACATCGGCGCGCAGACACTGCTGGTGCCGATGGTGGAAAGCGCCGAACAGGCCCGTGCACTGGTGCGCGCCATCCACTACCCGCCGAGTGGCGTGCGTGGTGTCGGCAGCGCCCTGGCCCGCGCCTCACGCTGGAACAGCATCCCCGGCTACCTGGACCAGGCCGACGCGCAGATGTGCCTGCTGGTGCAGATCGAGAACCTCGACGGGCTGGCCAGGCTGGATGAAATCGTCGCGGTCGATGGCGTCGATGGCGTGTTCATCGGCCCGGCCGACCTCAGCGCCGCCATGGGCCATCGCGGCAACCCCGGCCACCCGGACGTACAGGCCGCCATCGAAGACGCCATCGTGCGCATCGGCCAGGCGGGCAAGGCCGCGGGCATCCTCAGCACCGACCAGACCCTGGCCCGTCGTTATATCGAGCTGGGCGCCAGGTTCGTCGCCGTCGGCGTCGACACCACGGTGCTGATGCGCGGCCTGCAAACCCTGGCATCGGCGTTCAAGGATGCCCCCGCGCCGACCACCAGCGGTGGCGGCGTCTACTGA
- a CDS encoding NAD-dependent succinate-semialdehyde dehydrogenase, protein MKLTDLNLLREQAYIDGQWVEADNEARFAVTNPANGELIAEVASVGQAETARAIAAANAALPAWREKTAKERSAILRTWFNLIMENQEDLARLLSWEQGKPLAESRGEIAYGASFIEWFAEEAKRVYGDVIPHDKQGRRLVVIKQAIGVVAAITPWNFPNAMITRKVGPALAAGCTVVLKPASETPLSALALAVLGERAGIPAGVLNIVPGNNSRAIGGELTGNPDVQKLSFTGSTGIGKLLMAQCADSIKKVSLELGGNAPFIVFDDADLDAAVQGAIGSKFRNSGQTCVCTNRLLVQSGVYEAFSQRLVAAVNALRVAPATDDSAQQGPLINAKAVAKIQEHIDDAVGKGAVVLAGGKPHALGGSFFEPTVLGEVTPEMLVARDETFGPLAPIFRFDTEAEAIAMANDTEFGLASYLYTRDLGRAWRVGEALEYGMVGINEGLISTEVAPFGGIKQSGLGREGSKYGIDDYIEQKYLCLGIA, encoded by the coding sequence ATGAAACTCACCGATCTGAACCTGCTGCGCGAACAGGCCTATATCGACGGCCAATGGGTCGAGGCCGACAACGAAGCACGCTTCGCCGTGACCAACCCGGCCAATGGCGAGCTGATCGCCGAAGTGGCCTCCGTCGGCCAGGCGGAAACCGCCCGCGCCATCGCCGCCGCCAATGCCGCCCTGCCCGCCTGGCGCGAAAAGACCGCCAAGGAGCGCAGCGCCATCCTGCGCACCTGGTTCAACCTGATCATGGAAAACCAGGAAGACCTGGCCCGCCTGCTCAGTTGGGAGCAGGGCAAGCCGCTGGCCGAAAGCCGTGGCGAGATCGCCTACGGCGCCAGCTTCATCGAGTGGTTCGCCGAGGAAGCCAAGCGCGTCTACGGAGACGTCATCCCGCATGACAAGCAGGGCCGGCGCCTGGTGGTGATCAAGCAGGCCATCGGCGTGGTCGCGGCCATTACCCCGTGGAACTTCCCCAACGCCATGATCACCCGCAAGGTCGGCCCGGCCCTGGCCGCCGGCTGCACCGTGGTGCTCAAGCCCGCGTCGGAAACGCCACTGTCGGCCCTGGCCCTGGCGGTGCTCGGCGAACGCGCGGGTATCCCGGCCGGCGTGCTGAACATCGTCCCCGGCAACAACTCGCGGGCCATTGGCGGCGAGCTGACCGGCAACCCGGACGTGCAGAAGCTGTCCTTCACAGGCTCCACCGGCATCGGCAAGCTGCTGATGGCACAGTGCGCGGACAGCATCAAGAAAGTCAGCCTGGAACTGGGCGGCAACGCGCCCTTCATCGTGTTCGACGATGCCGACCTGGATGCTGCCGTGCAGGGCGCCATCGGCTCCAAGTTCCGCAACAGCGGGCAGACCTGTGTCTGCACCAACCGCCTGCTGGTGCAGAGCGGCGTCTACGAGGCGTTCAGCCAGCGCCTGGTAGCGGCGGTCAACGCCTTGCGTGTCGCCCCCGCGACCGACGACAGCGCCCAGCAAGGTCCGCTGATCAACGCCAAGGCCGTGGCCAAGATCCAGGAGCATATCGATGACGCCGTCGGCAAAGGCGCCGTGGTGCTGGCCGGTGGCAAGCCCCATGCCCTCGGCGGCAGCTTCTTCGAGCCGACCGTGCTCGGCGAGGTGACGCCGGAGATGCTGGTGGCCCGCGACGAAACCTTCGGCCCGCTGGCGCCGATCTTCCGTTTCGACACGGAAGCCGAGGCCATCGCCATGGCCAACGACACCGAATTCGGCCTTGCCTCCTACCTCTACACCCGCGACCTGGGCCGCGCCTGGCGCGTCGGTGAGGCGCTGGAGTACGGCATGGTCGGCATCAACGAAGGGCTGATCTCCACCGAGGTCGCGCCGTTCGGCGGCATCAAGCAATCCGGCCTTGGTCGCGAGGGCTCGAAGTACGGCATCGACGACTATATCGAACAGAAGTACCTGTGCCTGGGGATCGCCTGA